Proteins found in one Anabas testudineus chromosome 1, fAnaTes1.2, whole genome shotgun sequence genomic segment:
- the asb5b gene encoding ankyrin repeat and SOCS box protein 5b, with protein sequence MPEVPAGAPMESRKRGALPGLLPEQGPEKKKSCWGILTSQGSWADRSPLHEAASHGRLLVLHSLLAQGYHVNIVTIDHVTPLHEACLSGHVACVRALIKAGANVNATTIDGVTPLYNCCVSGSVGCMELLLQHGAYTNTVQTHFPSALHEACKRGHSQCVESLLSHGADPDYEVSHLGSPLYMSCLNRHTACSKILLHRGASVNVGRESDSPLHAAVRQDCADQVAVLLDYGADVNLRDNNNQRPLVLAPSGGKTQQLLLEFDGSPRSLCQLCRLRIRNLIGPSRLKQLPLLPLPPLLTHYLEHTG encoded by the exons ATGCCCGAGGTTCCGGCCGGAGCTCCGATGGAGTCCCGGAAAAGAGGCGCTCTGCCCGGACTGCTCCCCGAACAAGGGCCGGAGAAAAAGAAGTCTTGCTGGGGTATTCTAACCAGCCAAG GTTCCTGGGCAGATCGCTCACCTCTCCATGAAGCAGCTTCTCATGGTCGACTGCTTGTTTTGCACTCTTTGCTGGcccag ggATATCACGTTAACATTGTCACCATTGATCATGTGACTCCTCTCCACGAGGCCTGCCTGTCAGGACACGTAGCCTGTGTCAGAGCATTAATAAAAGCTGGTGCTAAT GTAAATGCTACTACCATCGATGGTGTCACGCCTCTGTACAACTGCTGTGTCTCTGGGAGCGTCGGTTGCATGGAGCTATTGCTGCAGCATGGagcatacacaaacacagtacaaacacactTCCCCTCGGCTCTGCATGAAGCCTGCAAGAGAG GTCACAGCCAGTGTGTGGAGTCCCTGCTGTCTCACGGAGCAGATCCAGACTACGAAGTGTCCCACTTGGGCTCCCCTCTTTATATGAGTTGTCTAAATCGGCACACAGCCTGCTCTAAGATATTGCTGCACAGAG GAGCCAGTGTTAATGTAGGCAGGGAAAGTGACAGTCCTCTGCatgcagctgtcagacaggacTGTGCTGATCAGGTGGCAGTGTTACTAGACTATGGAGCTGATGTGAACCTCAGAGACAATAATAATCAGCGACCCCTTGTGCTGGCGCCTTCTggtggaaaaacacagcagctgctatTAGAGTTTGACG gTTCTCCAAGGAGTCTCTGCCAGTTGTGTCGTCTTCGGATAAGGAATCTTATTGGTCCATCCAGATTAAAGCAGCTCCCCCTCCTGCCCCTGCCTCCCCTGCTTACTCACTATCTGGAGCACACAGGATGA